Proteins found in one bacterium genomic segment:
- a CDS encoding DUF559 domain-containing protein produces the protein MKRKNIEKCRAMRRNQTDAERKLWWLLRNRRLAEVKFRRQVSIDKYILDFYCPKYKIGI, from the coding sequence ATGAAAAGAAAAAATATAGAAAAATGCAGAGCAATGCGTAGGAATCAAACAGACGCAGAAAGAAAACTCTGGTGGCTATTGAGAAACAGACGACTTGCTGAAGTAAAATTTAGAAGACAAGTTTCCATAGATAAATACATTTTAGATTTTTACTGCCCAAAATATA